A stretch of DNA from Tautonia rosea:
GACTCCTCCACCTGAAACTCCATCAGACTCCCGTCGGGCATCGGCAGTTTGATGACTGACCGGGGCAATGGCCCTTGACCGTCAGTCGGGCGTTGGGCCTTGGCCGCAGTTTCCATGGGCGCCTGGGCCAGTTCTGCTCCCAGTCGATCCGAGTCGAGGAGGAACCTCCGGGCCGGCAGCGGGACCTGGGGCCGATTGCTGCCCACTTCCAGGCCCTTCAACGTCTGGGACAGGTCCGAGGACCTCCAATAACCGCCAGCGCCGCCTCCAGGCTGGACGATCGATCGTTCTCCTCCCTGGCCCAGTGTCAGCATCGCGAGAAAGATCGCGAGTTGAGTCGTCATGGCAGCTCCTCCAAAATTGCACGCAAAACGCGTGGTGAGGACGATCGGTGGGCCGACACTGTCCCGCAGCATTCGAGGAATCGTCGATCGACCAGCAAGGCATCGTGTCTCGGATGACGGGAAATCAGGACGAGAGCAACATCTTGGTCGATCCGAGTGGAGAGTTCTTCTCCCGGATTGCTTATTTCGGGTGGTTGATCGACGCGTCTGTGATTGCCCCGGCATCGTCGGCTCGGCTCCAGGCGAGGACGATCAAGGGGGGCAACGGTGTCGGCCTTCGGTCCTGCTGGGAGCTGCATCCTGAGCAACGAAGGCCGGGGCGAGCAGCAGGGGATTCCATGGCTCGGACGCGGAATTCCGCCCATCCCGTGCCCCGGCGATTCTTCTCACGCAAGGGTCAGGGACAGGTTCGGGGCAGGTGCAGCGAGCGCAGCACTCAGAGTCTGTCCCATAAGGGGCCAAGCGTCAGGCTGCCACCGGCCTCGGGTAACGGAACTCGGCGTCCCTATCCGAGGGCTCAAGGCGGTGGAGCATCAACCGGATCATCGCCAGTTTGACGAACGATTCCGACGACAGGACACTCTTCTCCCGGTCCTTGCTCAGCCGTCGACACCGGCCCAGCCAGGCGAAGGTCCGTTCCACCGTCCACCGGATCGGCAACCTCACCCAGCCCCGCTTGCCCTCGGGGCGGCGGATGATCTCCAGGTCCCACTTCGCATGCTCGTCGACCCATTCGTAGAGCGTGAAGTTGTGGTACTTCGAGTCGGCATACATCCTCCTGACCTTGCCCATCGGCTGGCCCTCCAGCCGGGCGAACAGCCCCGGGGCCGCCGCCGCGTCGTCGACCGAGGCGGCGGTCACCAGAACGGCCAGCAGCAACCCCATGCTGTCGACGACGATATGACGCTTCCGCCCGTCGACGTTCTTGGCGTTGTCCCGACCCCGCCGCTCGCCCCCGGAGGTCGTGTCGATCGACTGGCTGTCGACACTCGCCGAGGTGCGGGGGCGGTAGGGCTTCTCCCTCGTGCGGAGCTTGCGGCGGAGCAGGTCGTGGATCGTGTCGAGGGTGCCGTCGTGCCGCCACTGATTGAAGTACCGCCAGACGGTGCTCTTGGGGGGCAGGTCGCCGGGCAGATACTCCCACGGGCAGCCGGTGCGGAGGAGGTAGAGGATGGCGTCGAGCACCTCCCT
This window harbors:
- a CDS encoding IS5 family transposase, yielding MRSHHYPSDVTDAQWDLIEPHLPPEPGGGRPRETDMREVLDAILYLLRTGCPWEYLPGDLPPKSTVWRYFNQWRHDGTLDTIHDLLRRKLRTREKPYRPRTSASVDSQSIDTTSGGERRGRDNAKNVDGRKRHIVVDSMGLLLAVLVTAASVDDAAAAPGLFARLEGQPMGKVRRMYADSKYHNFTLYEWVDEHAKWDLEIIRRPEGKRGWVRLPIRWTVERTFAWLGRCRRLSKDREKSVLSSESFVKLAMIRLMLHRLEPSDRDAEFRYPRPVAA